The sequence ACCAAATTCCTAGTAAACAATCAAAATAGCAATAGTAGTGTCATGGTTCTACAATCAAGAGTGAGTCATTTTTACGGTCAAACGCACGACGCGACTTCCGTACACGGTGAGCAGTGTGAGCACCGGTCCCTAAATATTGTGAGCGTCGAGTGCGCCCACGCACCAATAGTTACCAAACACGACCTCGTTATAAAAACAAGCATCGCTATCTAAAATTCCGTTAAATTGGCTGGCGCGGGAATTAGTCAAATGACACTCGTTTCGCAGCCGCGCCTGGATTCCAGCCATCAATTCtacgaaaaacaaaagatagtcCCCACATAATACCTTTTATAGGCTTAATACCCAGCCATCAGCGTCCAAATGACGCACGTTAACCCTCATAGCAAGGTGGACGCTGTTTAATTTAAGCTAATTGTAACAAAGTATAAAAAGTTTAACGATCTCGTCCATTCTAATTCCATAAAGGGTACATTAATGCGAGTGATGCAAGTCAGTTGTTACACTCGTAATGGGTCTTCAACTTACAGTAATGGATTCTAGTGAAATGAGGTAAACCGCTCTCTATATTAACACTCAATTCATATTTTCCTAGCTAAGATCTCATCTTATGGAAGATCTTTCTacatcatttatttgcattacGACATCGTATCTTAGACAAAGTTATTCTGAATGTGGAAGATCTGTTAATCAAATATCTGACTAAGTACttagagaaaatatttattctagaGAGAGAATGGATGTAAGAGAAATTCAGTCTAATTGGATGGTGCCGATTTATTACCTTCTGTGGCCTGAGCAAATACTTGAGCAATTCCCAGAACGTCGAAACAAACTTTGCTCTTTTAATGTTGTCGCCCACCTTTTGATAGGTTTCGACTGAAAAACAAACTTGTGACATAAACTTACATTACTTTTCTTTCAAAGTTTGTCCATGTTTTGGGGAACGGTAATTGAGTTAGGTGCAGTTTTTAAAGACGAGATGCTTATTTAATGTACTTCGTCAAGCTTGTTTGCGCGAGTATCCTATTACCTAAGTTTGATGTTCATACAATGTAATTTAtcatgtaggtaagtattaaaTAGTCATAGCTGCAATCCCTGATTAATGAAACACCCATTTAATTCAATGGTTATTCACTGATAAATACCTATCCAATTTAGCGAGCCATCCTATCATATATCACTTGAAATCAGAAGTTTGTATTGGCAATTGGCATAATGTCTTTCAAAATACCTAACAAATACATTCAGGTTtacaaaaaataaggaaaattcGCGTACTAAATTAAGGATTTCGGTCGATCTTTGTTGTATTTTGATCTCGTTAGTCAAATAAATTGAATGGTTGCATTTTGGCACGTTTCCCGTGTCACTGAGCCCACATTAGTGATTACACGACGCTGCTCGTGTCGCTGGCGACTTCACAGAGCCTAGCGCAGTTCCTCATAATGCTAAACGAGCCATGAagtcttttaattaatttgtcacTCCGTTAGCTACGATGCCGTACGTTTTAAGCGAATAACACACGTAGACGTGCGCTACCGGCTCAgcaaagttttttaatttaaaaataatccatATAATCCCTCTTCCTATTAGACTTAGTAATGGCTACACTGAATGTTTTTGTGATTATGTCAATCTCGGATGTAATTAGGATTGATTTAAACGCTTAAGTAAGGAAGCTAGTCAGTTAGTATTGCTTCTCTGTCTCACTTAATTATGTCGTTTCTATAGACGCCATACGCCATATCATGCTATCATCGCAAACAATAGAATTCGCTCATTTGAAGATGACTGTTGTGGTGAATGAGTGAGCGGCAAACGTGACCGGAATTAACCCAACGTTGAAACCACAATAGAGGCATGAGGAACCCGATTAAGATTTTGAATACCCttaaactaagtacctatactaGTTAGGAACTGACTTGGCTGTATCTGAGAACTCATTAAACAttacccgtcttaccacaaaaacttttaaacgtcagtttatgccttgtctaaaaaaatgtcaaattatgacgttgacatatggttcattttgcagccaaaattttattagacaagtgtaaaacagggtttaaagtttttgtagtaaggccctactTGTTTCGAAACTTGTGTAATGAACGTATCTATCTAGCCTATTGTTTTGTTGGATTATTCTACGGTAGCGTTCTATAGCAAAATTTAGATAGTCTTTATGCGATTAGGGGTGAAGAAAAATTCTTCAGTCAACCCTGAATTATTAAAAGATATTCTTCAACACCAATCGCAAAATTACTCAATGTTGACTGAAAAATTGTTTCGGGTAATTTTTTGGTAAATAGATTTATTTCTACTGTTACACGTTTGTGCAGTCTCGCAAATCTTGGGTTTTCTAATCAGTTCGAGAAACAAACATGCCACATACCATGTCTAAAGTAGCGCTATAAACGTGTGTTATAAACTTTAACCACAACAAGaatgtaatttaaaagtaattgaGTGGATACTCTACTTGTTTTTAAGTTGTTACTCAAGACTTTCTCCTAAGTCGGGCttagggattgttcaaaagagttaccgtggcgcTGATACATTTAGGGCTTAacaaggaacatggtgggtttaaatcagtaagagCCTGGCCGCTGCACCCAAAGCtgctcctcccgctgtgggtgggGTGGTTCTTAGTTATATCTTACCATAAATTATCATTGAAAACttcatgatttatttattaccacGCAGTTCCATGTCCCAATCAATTTCATCAATATCTGTATCAATGAGTCTATAGTAAGCCATACAAGAATTATATTTAGGCTTGCGTAGAGGGCGTATGGTAGTTAATgtagtatttaattaaacaagagTGTAAATGGGGGATGGTGACTGTTTGCTTGAAGCAGGTCTTAATTAGGTTTGTATAATACAGTGTAGGACATTAGGAGGTCCAAGGTTCGTCCATTTAGATTAGTTAGATGATTTTATTGACAAACATCGCAAACcttttttcataaagaaagcgCCTTTACCCTACCACTTAGCGAAGCGGTAACTACATGAAAatctatgtaatatttttcgGGGTTAGGGCGAACAGAGAGACAGAGGCAGTGGAGGACTTGTAGTGATAAAGAGTAACAATCCtattgaaattagtagattatGTACTACCGACTGGCCTATCATCCTGAGTCAACAGATATTCAATCTCTGAAGAGTTTAACTCGATGGATAATTTCATCTAGGTACTGGAAATTTCTCGAAAGGTTGCAGAATATGGGATAAACCGCAGATCTTCGTGTCAAATAGGTCTGggtgttgtttttatatttttggctgAGGATCTAAAAACTTCAGGCGGCTGAACGTTATTACGTTTTAGGACACACCAGAACACACGCGGTATTTCTCATCAAATTCTAATGTCTGCCAAGCTACTATACATGTGACAGGCGGCAGCAATATTGACTCCTAGAATGAGTTCCAccattaggtacctaaattatAACGATAACCAGTCAAACCATGTCCAGCCGTATATTGGtaaaatcggcgatttgactactgaaaatggttcgaatatcttttagttaaatggtgcaactcaacGTTAGAGAAGGAGTTGGtgctaaaataatataaaactactATAGTAGAACAATACAGTATTCATGTGTTTCGCATATTCTTATTGTTTTGCCCAAACAATTACGAAATAAACACAGATGTGTAAAAATGCACTAACAGACATTACATATAGATATGGAACTAACACATTGCTTTAAATTCGTAATGCAAACATGCTTATcttatcaaataataataatcagttGAGTCATTTAGCATATCAACTGTTAAAACTTCAGTTTATGTCATGTAGTACATGGCTATAGACTAAATACAAGGTCATGACTGAGCTGAGATTAGCACTAATAAATTGTGAATGTTCACGGGTTTTCCCGCATAACTGACCCCATTTTAGTAGGTCTAATTGTAGATAGATAAGGAATACCTAGACtttatataaaatacctatatgtttttgattattgaaatagtttgttaatttaatatataagAATACATTAAGTATTCTTATGTAAATTACTGAAGAAAAAGTATGTCTGTCTGGACATtaatttcttattcttattaaGGTATTTAAACTGtcttttaaatttttacatGATTCAATTAGTAAACATTGaagaaaaaacatacaaaaaacttacagatataatttttttgtctgtaatgtaggtaatttttttgtctgtaatgtaggtatttttctATATGAATATGATAGGTATTTAGGTTCCAttatttctatttgaaaaagATTACCAGTCAGATACAACAAGATAAATAGTTATGTGATAGTTGCATAATAATGTAAATGACTGGTTTTTCCTCACACACAGTAGTGGCCaatgaaaatataaagaatGATGTGTCACCTACAAACTTCCTCAAGCACAATAAACCTGTTCATAAGATATTTCCTCATCAGCTACAATCAACAATATGAAcagtattttctttaaataattactcTATATAATGTACTCCATAGAGGACATTTCTATAGTGAATCTTCTTAAATGAAAAGCGGCTGTAGCTGATAATCGACTAGGAGGAGATCATCATAGAAGTGTCATTGGGTTTTTCCCACATGTTTTTagtcttaaataaattatttgtatttataattcaataatAGAGTTGGAAGGAAAAGTCTTTTTGTCCCATTTATGATGAGATATGATCACTccaataccaaaaaaaaacaagtgatAAATGTGATGTTTTGTAGATAAACTAAATCAATATTTCTGTAGATATAGCAGCAGGATTATGTCATTTCTCTTTTATGAAATAGCAAATTGATTTGTAAACTGTGATAGCTTCATACTTTTTAATTAGCTAGTTATGACAGTAAGTATTTACTAAGTACTCGTAATATAGAGAATATATTGAACTCTTTGTTATATGATAGCACAGGTGCTTGCATTCATGTTAATTTATCTATGACACTCAATATGCAACTCAAGTGTTCTGATAGTTACTGAAAtagataaaaacaatttaattcagGATTGGCCTCTGCAGCCATCATTATATCAAATTAAAGtagtaagtacttaataaaatttgaatttggaaccaGTCATAGCCAAATAAGTTATGATTTATAACCTGTGAAATGTTTGCATTACTAACCATACTCATATTAATTTGATGTGGTTGATAATATATGATTGCTACCAGCATAACTTATTATCAGGATTCACAGCCTGCTTTAATTGCAAAACAATTAGTATTAagtataaagaaatattatttaagtgTTTATTTGTAAGTCTAAGTTATCTAATTATGAAAAGTCCAGCACTCCTCAGTAATACTCACATTTAAGTCATTGGTTTTATCAATAGATGGCTTTATCCAGCACTAATAATAGTACTtgggtattttaattaaaattgcagTGAATTTCCATATACCAGATTGGCTGTGATAAGTTATCAGATtgagatttaaaatatttatataaatctaaggctaattttgttttagtactTGTATCATATAGTCAAAACATTGCTTGATTACACACCaagaataaagaaataattaagcctttttttaaacgaattaaGTACTAATACATTCGTTTctcaaacaaaacaatgttaaaGTGGAATTGTAGTCTGGTACACTGCAGTAAATGTGCAACATAATCTGTCCAGCTGCAGTGTTTTAACGTAATCTATTGTAATACTTACACAACCATGCCATAGGCGCCTTCTCCGATGTACTGTAGATTGGTGTATCTCGGCCCCACTTCGAACACCTGGCCCCGAATGATCTCCGCGTTGGGATTACTGCTCGCGGCACCTGCAGCCTCGGCCATCGCGACACAGAAGGAAGCCACTTAACCAACGGTAACAATACTGAGTTCAGCATAAATTTTCTACACACGGGCGACACAAAACTGCCGATTCTTCAGTCCACATTAATAGCCAAAACAAATTACTAATCGACCTACATTATCCACTACCCGAACAAATCATCCACTAGCTTATCATTCTCGCTTGCCTCTTTGCCCGACTTCTCATGGACACTCCCGTATAGACGCAGTACCGTTACAAAATGAACTCGATTTTTTCATCTCTAGCAGTGTGTTCCATATTGTGTTATTTAGCATCTTTTCTATTATATCATCCTGTTTCTTTTCTTTAGCCTGCGACAGAACGAGTAAAAGCTATCGTGGTATAGAGCAAAATAGGCAACACTAGTTTTAAACAATCACAATTTATCGACAATcatatcaaatcaaaatatttgtagATCTAGCttcacaaaatacaaaaaaaacttagtttTGATAGCTATTAAGCTTGAAAACCTAATGAAtagcattaaaaaaatcttcacaaaATTACGAGTACGAGAATAACATTTCACCAAACTTATGACAAAGTCAACGTTTGTCATTAGTGACAGTGACATACAGTGACATAGCTTTGATTGACACTGACATAATTTGTTGACGTTAACGCTACGGCGGACTGGTTTGCATGGAAATGGAATAGCAACAgtagtttttttgtaatttttataggATAATACAGCTAATTCCATGTAGATTAGACGTTCATTTTTATACCCTACTTATCGAACAATGTAATGTTCCTAATTTGATGTTTATATGGAGTATAGGCTTAACGCCCAGATTGACCTCGTCGACTGAAACCGAAGGACTATCGTACAAATAAATTAGGTATGTCGGTTTGGTCAGCCAGTACAGCTGGAAATAATTACCACTCAGCACTGCCGGGCGGTCAATACGGTTCCTCTAATAACTGGTGTCCGAAGTTTAGCAAGGTATGATATAACTTTCGCTATATGTAATTGTTGCATTTGTTTCGCTTAGATATACATAATTTGATTGCAATGACAACTGTAACCACTGTTTACTAGTAGTTGTTTTATCAGTCGTGTGGTAATGCGGCGCACTTAACACGCGCGCTTTGTTAAAATGCTTAAGACTCTTTTTATTCAATTCATTGTTTCGAAAGTAGTGATTTCATCTTAGTTGTTGATACCCCAGTGTATAATAGTCTATATTGTAATAGTAACAGCTATTTTCTGTTACATGTGTCATACAATATTATGTGTTATGCtgtgaattatttaatttattataagtatggTTTTAAAAACTTACGTTTACATATGAATGTTTAATTGAAAACCTAAAATAGACAGGTATCTGTATCCAATATATTGTATGCAtgcaataattatgtttgtgttcactatttttattgattatttttattttgtttgcaaaGGAGTGGATGACAGGTTTTTAGCGAGCATTTTGATCAGTTTTGTGGCACTGAAAACGAAGATACAACTTATCATTTCCTAACAAGAGTGAGTTTACAATGGTTGTTATTGGAAAAAGGGTTTTAGTGTGTATACTTATGCTTGGTTTTTGTGAACAAATCCTAAtatcacattattttatttcatgactGAGTTGTCTGTATAATAATACCTAGGACAGTCTCAATGTCAAGCCTTATCATGAACATGTTTATAagttaaattttttttaaacaattttaatattcatgcTTGACATTTTGTTCTATCTAACAGGATTTCATATAAATTGGTATGATAGAAGCAGGTTTTGTAAAAAACTTGaacataaactaaaaataaataatgtgctATATGGATGACATCTGGCTGGGATAGGAGCTTGGTTAAAGtgcttacaaaataacaatgatattaatttcttaattgaaatatgttacaaaataggtaaaataaatataatatgaagtAACTTGTGTGTTCGAATAAATTCAAGCTAAACAAACTAAACATGCGCGAACAAACtaaagcatgcgtgagagtgtattctaaatttgaattttgtacaattgctaagaaattggttaaaccttgttttggactaattgctggcagaaagttcgtcggtgttttgaaaagtttttgaagtgattttcagaaaaatgataatgcagttttaattggtgattaatgtacctttctgttagatcaaaacatttttgaaaaactatgagtatttgataaaattttcatctACTCTGTAAGGACTATACTAATGATTggtggcaatgttaagagtttcggtattttagtgtaaagcgttctattgtttagatattgtacccacgtattttaaaatatcgctttttcataaataaacactatttagaggagaaTCAGTAccttgggctgcgacaaaaccaatttaaagtaagcagtgtttatttatgaaaaagcgatattttaaaatacgtgggtacaatatctaaacaatagaacgctttacactaaaataccgaaactcttaacattgccaccAATCATTAGTATAGTCCTTACAGAgtaggtgaaaattttatcaaatactcatagtttttcaaaaatgttttgatctaacagaaaggtacattaatcaccaattaaaactgcattatcatttttctgaaaatcacttcaaaaacttttcaaaacaccgacgaactttctgccagcaattagtccaaaacaaggtttaaccaatttcttagcaattgaacaaaattcaaatttagaatacactgtcacgcatgcttggctaaccctattgatgctagaaacatgcctcaatcattaaaaccctttgaaatacacgtaaagtccttaaaactaagatttcgcacaggtgcccgtttttttttgcaaaagagtgtattttcgCTTAATTATTTAACTCAAAACCCAACTATATGCATATTTATgcagtttttaaccgacttcccaaaaaggaggtggttctcatttggccggtatgtttttttttttcgctgATAGATCACTTACACTAAACCTTAGTAAGCATTAAATATATGGCTTAATGAAGCCAGGATTGGTTGCAAAACTTATCAAAGGGATATAGTAAACGCTTGTTAATGGCTTGCTAATGGGTTTTTGGTTATGGTCACACTTTAACCAACTATGCATGGTATTGGGCTGACAGCTACATCGGGCGATACTATGGGGCACATAGGTAGGTCATGATAACGAGATAAGAAGGCCGCCGATACGCATGCGAATAATGTACACACTGGGACAAATCTATTTGATAAAGCTTAACCATTGGTCAAACTCATTTACTAAATTACAAATTCatgatttttatcatttatgAAAGTTTCTCCTAGTGCTAGTTTATAGTTAAAATGAAAATGGTAAGCTATAATACAAATAATGCTTATCTTCATTTAGTTAACAATAGCTCATTGGGTTGCTTTATTGAAGCTTAGTTTTTGTGGCGGTAGGCTCTTGGATGACTATTGTTTGTTTAGCCATAATCAACCTTATAGTCTGACTCAAATTGCGATTAAATTGCCCACTCAATTTATTTGACATTTTTGTGTgtagtatatttatttcttgtaaataataatatagtaaataaaattatctttttcaatatttgtgtATTTGTGTAAGTTGCGGGAAAAAAACTGACATTGTTCTTAATCTTTACTTTCATTTTCCTTTTCCAAATTCTTTTAGAGACTTTGTCCATTCCATTGGAGATTCCCACCATTCTTACAAAATACAGGGTGTTGGTTTTTTAAATTAGTGTTTtgaagtataaataataatgtgacATGGTATCGACAGCAGCACAAGTGCGTGATGTCGGGCGAGACCCCGATCCAGTCGGCGGACGGGCTGCACACGCCCGCCTACCTCTCATGGAGGAAGCTGCAGCTTAGCCGGGCCAAGCTCAAGGCGTCCAGCAAGACGTCTGCTCTGCTGTCCGGATTCGCTATGGTAAGTGGAGATAATAGTACCACAAAAAATCTGATGTATTTAGAGAATTGGAGCTACACTTATTCAATGATATGATGTCTGTTTTAAGTACGACTTCCTCAGGTGTTCTTAAACTAGACTAACCTCATGGTAAGGGAACCCGTTGTACTTAGGTCAGACCTTTATTGCATAGTATATGAATTGGCCTTATGTTATCTTCATCTTGATGACACTATTGGTGCGCGTAGATAGATACTACCGAACTGTATTATAGTTGACACTTATTGGACAAAGTACCtactgatatttatttaataacacgGAGCTGAACTTCATTCATATTTAGACGTAAGATTTTTAGCTCAACAGAATGTTTTCATTTTCACCAGGTAGCGATGGTGGAAGTGCAACTAAATCCACCTGAAAGCACTAAAGTGCCTAATGAAATGCTAGTAGCTTTCACAGTGTGCACCACTCTACTGGTAGCCGTCCACATGCTAGCCTTAATGATAAGTACATGTATACTGCCGAACATCGAAGCCGTTGGTAACCTCCACAGCATATCACTCGTCCACGAATCCCCGCACGAACGACTCCACTGGTACATCGAAATAGCGTGGGCCTTCTCCACCCTGCTAGGACTGATATTGTTCCTCATCGAGATAGCAATACTCTGCTGGGTGAAGTTCTACGATCTGAGCCCGACGGCGGCGTGGTCCGCATGCGTCGTGCTCATTCCAGTCATGATAGTGTTCCTGGCGTTCGCCATACATTTCTACATGTCCCTGGCGAGGCACAAGTACGAGGTGACAGCTACAGGTATCAAAGAACTCGAATTGCTCAAAGAACAGATCGAAATGGGTGACCACGACGCGCGCATGAATAATTTGACGTTGCTCGACCAAAGTCGCATCGTGTGATTGTCGACGTGTGTGTCCTATGTCCTTTTTGGAATGTTATTATTACCTTTTGTTTGTGAGTGTACACCATTGATTATTTAGGTAAGTTATGTACTTAGCTCGTTAAGATTGTACTTATTGAGTGCCAACACGTTACGCGGATATTAAATTGCACAAATGGACTGGGCAATTTTACTGCTCAGATGTAGTACAGAACTTTTTGATACTTAGCGTAATCATTGGCAGAGCAtgtatcaattaatttaaaaaatcgttaATGAGGTGGAATGATTTATGTTCTGCccagaaatatttttgtaaaggtTATTATGTTCTGCGGTGTAACTT is a genomic window of Helicoverpa zea isolate HzStark_Cry1AcR chromosome 6, ilHelZeax1.1, whole genome shotgun sequence containing:
- the LOC124630961 gene encoding calcium release-activated calcium channel protein 1 isoform X1, producing MSVWSASTAGNNYHSALPGGQYGSSNNWCPKFSKQHKCVMSGETPIQSADGLHTPAYLSWRKLQLSRAKLKASSKTSALLSGFAMVAMVEVQLNPPESTKVPNEMLVAFTVCTTLLVAVHMLALMISTCILPNIEAVGNLHSISLVHESPHERLHWYIEIAWAFSTLLGLILFLIEIAILCWVKFYDLSPTAAWSACVVLIPVMIVFLAFAIHFYMSLARHKYEVTATGIKELELLKEQIEMGDHDARMNNLTLLDQSRIV
- the LOC124630961 gene encoding calcium release-activated calcium channel protein 1 isoform X3; this encodes MSGETPIQSADGLHTPAYLSWRKLQLSRAKLKASSKTSALLSGFAMVAMVEVQLNPPESTKVPNEMLVAFTVCTTLLVAVHMLALMISTCILPNIEAVGNLHSISLVHESPHERLHWYIEIAWAFSTLLGLILFLIEIAILCWVKFYDLSPTAAWSACVVLIPVMIVFLAFAIHFYMSLARHKYEVTATGIKELELLKEQIEMGDHDARMNNLTLLDQSRIV
- the LOC124630961 gene encoding calcium release-activated calcium channel protein 1 isoform X2 gives rise to the protein MSVWSASTAGNNYHSALPGGQYGSSNNWCPKFSKHKCVMSGETPIQSADGLHTPAYLSWRKLQLSRAKLKASSKTSALLSGFAMVAMVEVQLNPPESTKVPNEMLVAFTVCTTLLVAVHMLALMISTCILPNIEAVGNLHSISLVHESPHERLHWYIEIAWAFSTLLGLILFLIEIAILCWVKFYDLSPTAAWSACVVLIPVMIVFLAFAIHFYMSLARHKYEVTATGIKELELLKEQIEMGDHDARMNNLTLLDQSRIV